From Litoribacterium kuwaitense, a single genomic window includes:
- the mutL gene encoding DNA mismatch repair endonuclease MutL, protein MATIRQMHHQLSDKIAAGEVVERPASVVKELLENAVDAKATKITVEVEEAGLKSIRVSDNGIGMDAEDAYLALKRHATSKVMDEHDLFRIRTLGFRGEALPSIASVSRLTLATSTGQGPGISLHFAGGECKEEKKVHSRQGTDVLVEDLFFNTPARLKYIRSLHTELGHITEAVNRIALSSPSIQMKLVHDGRVLLQTGGQGRRDAVLAKMYGMDVARALQPIAATSSDFTIEGYIAQPSVTRASRHYFSFVLNGRFVKNIALYQAVLEGYKTLLPIGRYPVGVIAIDMDPMLIDVNVHPAKLEVRLSKEKELCHLLTTELKRALRQESLAPRPGQMATPRRMSEQGSWKLEQDSLPVQEEVSTAPSSPIVLESEVTLSPERGTADSTRVAHHTAEEASTPEEELTNDTPSTPVTYSREEAAVYSSEQLSSYKLPYMEVIGQHHGSYILAQSEEGLHIIDQHAAQERIKYEYYYRKLGEDSHEEQGLIVPLTLTFSHKDYLRLLEETARLHSLGIQLEDFGNGSVIVRSHPTWFPAGKEADTTQDLIQQVLDRPEATVADFREEAAIMMACKKSIKANMYLRHEDMQRLLDDLRQAKDPYTCPHGRPVVLNFSPYELEKMFKRVM, encoded by the coding sequence ATGGCGACGATACGTCAGATGCACCACCAGCTCTCAGATAAAATTGCTGCAGGGGAAGTCGTCGAACGACCCGCATCCGTCGTAAAAGAGTTGCTTGAAAATGCTGTAGACGCAAAAGCAACAAAAATAACCGTTGAAGTAGAAGAGGCTGGTTTAAAATCAATTCGTGTTTCTGATAATGGCATCGGAATGGATGCAGAAGATGCGTATTTAGCTTTAAAACGACATGCGACGAGCAAGGTGATGGATGAGCATGATCTGTTTCGTATCCGGACGCTTGGCTTCCGTGGTGAGGCCTTGCCAAGCATTGCCTCTGTTAGTCGGCTGACGCTGGCTACATCGACTGGACAAGGTCCGGGAATATCGCTTCATTTTGCTGGTGGCGAATGCAAAGAGGAAAAGAAGGTTCATAGCCGCCAAGGTACAGACGTCCTCGTAGAAGATTTATTTTTCAACACACCAGCGCGTTTAAAGTATATTCGAAGTTTGCATACAGAGCTGGGACATATTACGGAGGCTGTTAATCGTATCGCTCTTTCCTCTCCAAGTATTCAAATGAAGCTCGTACATGACGGGCGTGTGCTATTACAAACAGGAGGACAAGGGCGGAGAGATGCTGTCCTTGCAAAAATGTATGGCATGGACGTTGCGCGGGCACTGCAGCCCATAGCCGCAACGTCGTCAGACTTTACGATCGAAGGTTACATTGCCCAACCGTCGGTGACCCGTGCCTCACGTCATTATTTTTCATTTGTTTTAAATGGTCGTTTTGTAAAAAATATCGCTTTGTATCAAGCCGTGTTAGAAGGCTATAAGACCCTTCTCCCGATCGGACGCTACCCTGTTGGTGTGATCGCTATCGATATGGACCCGATGCTTATTGACGTGAACGTACATCCAGCAAAGCTTGAGGTGCGATTAAGTAAAGAAAAAGAGTTGTGTCACCTCTTGACGACAGAGCTTAAACGAGCACTTCGTCAAGAGTCATTAGCCCCTCGTCCTGGACAAATGGCGACGCCTCGTCGTATGTCGGAACAAGGCTCGTGGAAGCTCGAACAGGATTCTCTGCCTGTTCAAGAGGAGGTCTCTACAGCACCAAGCTCACCAATTGTGCTTGAATCAGAAGTAACCTTAAGTCCAGAGCGAGGAACAGCTGATTCGACGCGAGTGGCTCATCATACTGCTGAAGAGGCCAGCACGCCTGAAGAAGAATTGACGAATGATACGCCGTCTACTCCTGTCACCTACAGCCGTGAAGAGGCAGCGGTTTATTCTAGCGAGCAGCTGTCTTCGTACAAGCTTCCATACATGGAAGTCATTGGGCAACATCATGGTTCATATATTCTTGCTCAGTCTGAAGAGGGGCTCCATATCATTGATCAGCATGCTGCACAAGAACGAATTAAATATGAATATTACTACCGAAAATTAGGAGAAGATAGTCATGAAGAGCAAGGGCTGATCGTGCCGTTGACCTTAACGTTCTCTCATAAAGACTATTTGCGACTCCTTGAAGAGACCGCACGCCTTCATTCTTTAGGAATACAGCTTGAAGATTTTGGGAACGGAAGCGTCATCGTTCGCAGCCATCCGACTTGGTTCCCAGCAGGCAAAGAAGCTGATACGACCCAAGATTTAATCCAGCAAGTGCTCGATCGGCCAGAGGCGACGGTAGCCGATTTTCGTGAAGAAGCTGCGATTATGATGGCTTGTAAAAAATCGATTAAAGCCAACATGTATTTGCGACACGAAGATATGCAACGACTGCTTGATGACCTGCGACAAGCGAAAGACCCTTATACGTGTCCGCATGGTCGTCCGGTTGTACTAAACTTTTCACCATATGAGCTCGAAAAAATGTTTAAGCGCGTCATGTAA
- the mutS gene encoding DNA mismatch repair protein MutS: MPTYTPMIQQYLSIKEEYKDAFLFFRLGDFYEMFFDDAVRAAQLLEITLTSRDGGGDDRIPMCGVPHHSAKQYIKRFIELGFKVAICEQVEDPKEAKGVVKREVTHLISPGMVMDEQMLTNNDHNFLGAIASEGNTYSVALCDLTTGTLQATYVQTSLQKALEELQRADVREVVVSNQWQHEVSKINQWAVTLADEVDPKEYAQRFTLEHEENLPALALLVNYLEKTQRRTIDHLQAPYEFELEEFVQIDTNGRRTLELTETMREKTKKGSLLWLLDETKTAMGARKLKTWLEKPLRTKHRIDDRLQAVEKLLEHFTVRHDLRESFANVYDIERLAGRMSYGNANARDLVQIKKTITALPAIYEGAKQLNLPVAKDIHRHMQTLQKLHMQLSEALLEDVPMSITEGGMIAEGYSEELDRYRDAGKNGKAWIAELEQKEREATNIRSLKVGYNRVFGYYIEVSKANLKYLPEGRYERKQTLTNAERFITNELKEKEALILQAEEKSIDLEHELFIELRKSTQAYIPDLQQLASFISELDVLTGFAEVSEAAGFVRPVFTNDGELNIVEGRHPVVEKMTVHQQYVPNTIQLDKSTRMLLITGPNMSGKSTYMRQVALISIMAQIGCFVPATEARLPLFDQIFTRIGAADDLASGQSTFMVEMMEANDAIQQATEESLILLDEIGRGTSTYDGMALAQAIIEYIHEHIGAVTLFSTHYHELTRLSEQLSALENVHVQATEDQEEIVFLHKVMPGPSDKSYGIHVARLAGLPEELTRHATELLEALEEPHKEVAVSEHSTVVPVEKVKESEVEQLSLFPEPKVDQEKDNMKKSEKAILSDIKAVDLMDMTPLEAMNWLYNIKKRLKS; encoded by the coding sequence ATGCCTACATACACGCCGATGATTCAACAATATTTGTCGATCAAAGAAGAATATAAAGATGCATTCCTCTTTTTTCGGCTTGGTGATTTTTATGAAATGTTTTTTGACGATGCTGTTCGAGCGGCACAATTACTCGAAATTACGTTAACTAGTCGAGACGGCGGTGGAGATGACCGCATTCCAATGTGCGGTGTTCCTCATCATTCAGCGAAGCAATATATTAAAAGATTTATCGAACTTGGATTTAAAGTAGCCATTTGTGAACAGGTCGAGGATCCGAAAGAAGCTAAAGGTGTCGTTAAACGTGAAGTGACCCATCTGATTTCTCCAGGGATGGTCATGGATGAGCAAATGCTCACAAACAATGATCATAACTTTCTCGGAGCGATCGCTTCGGAAGGGAATACATATTCTGTGGCGTTATGCGATTTAACGACAGGAACATTGCAAGCGACGTATGTTCAGACGTCCTTACAAAAAGCGCTGGAGGAATTACAGAGAGCGGATGTTCGCGAGGTCGTCGTATCAAATCAGTGGCAGCATGAAGTTTCCAAAATAAATCAATGGGCAGTCACGCTTGCTGACGAAGTCGACCCAAAAGAATATGCGCAGCGCTTTACATTAGAACACGAGGAGAACTTACCCGCGCTTGCGCTCTTAGTCAATTATTTAGAAAAGACACAGCGTCGTACCATTGACCATTTACAAGCACCATATGAGTTCGAACTAGAAGAGTTTGTACAAATTGATACAAATGGCAGGCGGACGCTGGAGCTTACTGAAACAATGCGGGAAAAAACGAAAAAAGGCTCACTCCTCTGGCTACTCGATGAAACAAAAACAGCTATGGGAGCGCGAAAACTAAAAACGTGGTTAGAAAAGCCATTACGGACAAAACATCGGATTGACGACCGGTTACAGGCTGTAGAAAAGCTACTGGAACATTTTACAGTTCGTCACGATTTAAGGGAAAGCTTTGCGAATGTGTACGATATTGAGCGTCTTGCCGGTCGGATGTCGTATGGGAATGCAAATGCTCGCGATCTCGTCCAAATTAAAAAAACGATCACAGCCCTTCCCGCGATTTACGAAGGGGCTAAACAACTCAATTTGCCTGTAGCAAAAGATATTCATCGGCATATGCAAACCTTGCAAAAGCTGCATATGCAATTGTCTGAAGCTTTGCTTGAGGATGTACCGATGAGTATTACTGAAGGTGGAATGATTGCTGAAGGGTATTCTGAAGAATTAGACCGGTACCGTGACGCAGGTAAAAATGGAAAGGCGTGGATCGCTGAACTTGAACAAAAGGAGCGTGAAGCGACGAATATCCGCTCTTTAAAAGTCGGCTATAATCGTGTGTTCGGTTATTATATTGAAGTAAGCAAAGCGAATTTAAAATACTTGCCCGAAGGTCGTTATGAACGAAAACAGACGCTGACGAATGCTGAGCGGTTCATTACAAATGAACTGAAAGAAAAAGAAGCGTTAATCCTGCAAGCCGAAGAAAAAAGTATAGATTTAGAGCATGAACTGTTTATTGAGCTGCGCAAAAGCACACAAGCGTATATTCCTGACCTCCAGCAGCTCGCGTCGTTCATCAGTGAGCTAGACGTGCTGACTGGATTTGCTGAGGTGAGTGAAGCGGCAGGATTTGTAAGACCTGTCTTTACAAATGATGGCGAACTTAACATCGTTGAGGGAAGGCACCCTGTCGTTGAAAAAATGACCGTTCACCAGCAATATGTCCCAAATACGATACAATTGGACAAGTCCACCCGAATGCTGCTCATTACCGGTCCAAATATGTCGGGAAAAAGTACTTACATGCGACAAGTCGCTTTAATTTCAATTATGGCACAAATTGGCTGCTTCGTTCCGGCAACTGAAGCGAGGCTTCCTTTATTTGACCAGATTTTTACGAGGATTGGGGCCGCGGACGATCTTGCAAGTGGACAGAGTACATTTATGGTGGAAATGATGGAAGCAAATGATGCAATTCAACAGGCGACTGAAGAAAGCCTCATATTGCTCGACGAAATTGGGCGAGGTACATCGACATACGATGGCATGGCTTTAGCGCAAGCCATTATCGAATACATTCACGAGCACATTGGAGCCGTCACTCTATTCTCTACTCATTATCATGAGCTGACACGTCTTTCAGAGCAGCTCAGTGCGCTCGAAAATGTACACGTGCAAGCAACTGAGGATCAAGAAGAGATTGTTTTTCTTCATAAGGTGATGCCCGGGCCTTCTGATAAAAGCTACGGAATCCATGTCGCCAGATTGGCAGGTTTGCCGGAAGAATTGACGCGCCACGCGACGGAACTATTGGAAGCTCTTGAGGAACCGCACAAGGAAGTCGCTGTATCAGAACATTCGACGGTTGTGCCGGTCGAAAAAGTGAAGGAATCTGAAGTAGAACAGCTGTCTTTGTTTCCTGAGCCTAAAGTAGATCAAGAGAAAGACAACATGAAAAAGAGCGAAAAAGCCATTTTAAGTGACATTAAGGCAGTAGATTTAATGGATATGACACCGTTAGAAGCAATGAATTGGCTTTACAACATAAAAAAACGTTTAAAATCATAG
- a CDS encoding outer spore coat protein CotE — translation MAKRGQTMKYREVITKAVCGKGKKFTQTSHSISPQHRPTSILGCWIINHRYEAKKRGDVVVVDGRYDVNIWYSCENNTKTQVCTETISYTDEVPLKVKDEEGFGVDEEVIARVLQQPNCLEANISERGNKVLVEVEREFLVEIIGDTKVRVTVHPDSRSDDDWQKVLEEESFEDLDTDFLSTEEE, via the coding sequence ATGGCGAAAAGAGGTCAAACAATGAAGTACAGAGAGGTTATTACGAAAGCTGTGTGCGGCAAAGGAAAAAAGTTTACGCAAACGAGCCACTCCATTTCCCCGCAGCACCGTCCGACGAGCATTTTAGGGTGTTGGATTATAAACCATCGTTATGAAGCAAAAAAGCGCGGTGATGTCGTAGTTGTGGATGGGCGTTATGACGTTAACATTTGGTATTCGTGTGAAAACAATACGAAAACGCAAGTGTGTACTGAAACGATTAGCTATACCGATGAAGTGCCGTTAAAAGTAAAAGATGAAGAAGGCTTCGGTGTAGATGAAGAGGTCATTGCCCGTGTATTGCAACAGCCGAATTGTCTTGAGGCAAATATTTCTGAACGAGGCAACAAAGTACTTGTCGAGGTCGAGCGTGAATTTCTCGTTGAAATTATTGGGGATACGAAGGTACGCGTGACAGTACATCCGGATTCCCGTAGTGATGACGACTGGCAAAAGGTACTTGAAGAAGAGTCATTTGAAGACTTGGACACTGACTTTCTCAGCACTGAAGAAGAGTAA
- a CDS encoding RicAFT regulatory complex protein RicA family protein, with protein sequence MSHYTRSEVLQEAKKIAEMIAETEEVAFFKRAEAQINQNEKVQRIIKQIKAVQKQAVNLQHYGKSEALKKAEDRLDALFVELDDIPIVQEFKQSQNDVNDLLQIVAQTISSNVTQHVIESTDGDIVTGLTGSAASIADSCGSNEAK encoded by the coding sequence ATGAGCCATTACACACGTTCTGAAGTGCTACAGGAAGCCAAAAAAATCGCCGAGATGATTGCGGAAACCGAAGAGGTGGCGTTTTTTAAACGTGCCGAAGCACAGATCAATCAAAATGAAAAAGTACAAAGAATCATTAAGCAGATTAAAGCTGTTCAAAAACAAGCGGTCAATTTGCAGCATTACGGAAAATCTGAAGCATTGAAAAAAGCTGAAGATCGACTCGATGCTCTTTTTGTAGAGCTTGATGATATTCCGATCGTTCAGGAATTTAAACAATCACAAAATGACGTCAATGATCTTTTACAAATTGTCGCACAAACGATTTCATCAAATGTAACGCAGCATGTCATTGAATCGACTGACGGCGATATCGTGACCGGATTAACTGGATCCGCTGCCTCCATCGCCGACTCATGTGGCTCCAATGAAGCGAAGTAA
- the miaB gene encoding tRNA (N6-isopentenyl adenosine(37)-C2)-methylthiotransferase MiaB: protein MADKTSTDQKPLREKTSEDFAKYFQTTFQPPSLKDARRRRREDIEVHYDFAISEDMQQVGIGKKFFIRTYGCQMNEHDTEVMAGILEGMGYEATTEMEAADVILLNTCAIRENAENKVFGEIGHLKPLKLEKPDLLIGICGCMSQEEAVVNRILKKHPFIDMIFGTHNIHRLPEIIKGALFGKEMVVEVWSKEGDIIENLPKVRKGNIKAWVNIMYGCDKFCTYCIVPYTRGKERSRLPEDIIEEVRHLARNGYQEITLLGQNVNAYGKDFTDLDYRFGDLMDDLHKIDIPRIRFTTSHPRDFDDHLIDVLAQGGNLMEHIHLPVQSGNTDILKIMGRKYSREQYLELVRKMKERIPDVTFSTDIIVGFPNETEEQFEDTLSIMREVEYDAAYTFIYSPRDGTPAARMEDNVSMEVKKERLQRLNKLVNDIALKKNKVFEGQIVDVLVEGESKKNADVLSGYTRKNKVVNFKGPKSAIGNIVPVRIKEAKTWTLDGELVTETTEVT from the coding sequence ATGGCGGATAAAACATCAACCGATCAAAAGCCTCTGCGGGAAAAAACCTCAGAGGATTTCGCTAAATATTTTCAAACGACATTTCAACCTCCTTCTTTGAAAGACGCAAGGCGCCGCCGAAGAGAAGATATTGAAGTGCATTACGATTTTGCGATTTCGGAAGATATGCAGCAAGTCGGAATCGGCAAGAAATTTTTTATTCGAACATATGGTTGCCAAATGAACGAGCATGATACAGAAGTGATGGCTGGTATTTTAGAGGGCATGGGGTATGAGGCGACGACCGAAATGGAAGCAGCCGATGTGATCCTGTTAAATACGTGTGCCATTCGGGAAAATGCTGAAAATAAAGTGTTTGGCGAAATTGGTCATCTAAAGCCTCTAAAACTGGAAAAACCAGATCTACTGATCGGGATTTGTGGCTGTATGTCACAAGAGGAAGCGGTCGTGAACCGTATTTTGAAAAAACACCCGTTCATTGATATGATCTTCGGAACTCATAACATTCATAGGCTTCCAGAAATCATAAAAGGGGCTCTGTTCGGGAAGGAAATGGTCGTTGAGGTTTGGTCGAAGGAAGGCGACATCATTGAAAACCTTCCGAAAGTACGTAAAGGCAATATTAAAGCATGGGTCAATATTATGTACGGCTGTGATAAATTTTGCACATATTGTATTGTCCCCTATACGCGCGGAAAAGAGCGGAGCCGACTGCCAGAGGACATTATTGAAGAAGTACGTCACCTCGCCCGCAACGGCTATCAAGAGATCACGCTGCTAGGTCAAAATGTCAATGCGTATGGCAAGGACTTTACAGACCTTGATTACCGCTTCGGTGATTTAATGGATGATCTCCATAAAATTGATATTCCACGCATTCGCTTTACGACGAGCCATCCGCGGGATTTTGATGACCATCTCATCGATGTGCTTGCCCAAGGTGGTAATTTGATGGAGCATATTCATTTGCCTGTTCAGTCTGGAAATACAGACATTCTTAAAATTATGGGACGAAAATACTCCAGAGAACAATATCTGGAACTTGTCCGCAAAATGAAGGAACGCATTCCTGATGTAACGTTTTCAACGGATATTATCGTCGGCTTTCCAAATGAGACTGAAGAGCAGTTTGAAGATACGCTATCCATCATGCGAGAAGTGGAGTATGATGCTGCATACACGTTCATCTATTCGCCGCGGGATGGTACGCCAGCAGCACGTATGGAAGACAATGTGTCGATGGAAGTGAAAAAAGAACGCCTACAACGGTTAAATAAGCTCGTTAACGACATTGCTTTGAAGAAAAATAAAGTGTTTGAAGGTCAAATTGTCGATGTCCTTGTGGAAGGTGAAAGCAAAAAGAATGCTGACGTTCTGTCTGGATATACGAGAAAAAATAAGGTTGTTAACTTTAAAGGACCAAAATCTGCCATCGGTAACATTGTCCCTGTCCGAATTAAAGAAGCAAAAACGTGGACACTTGATGGCGAATTAGTAACTGAAACGACTGAGGTGACATAA
- a CDS encoding dipeptidase: MWYDFHCDVLYKLWMNKSLSYQSSDELDINLNRLKRSEARLQTFALFVVEEDVPSPQQFDVVLEMIEQYRRQVLACPEMKPIVSKNDLAQLQTGDIGAFLTLEGCDAIGQSLTRLQTLIQLGVRSVGLTWNFANAVADGVGEPRAAGLTLFGREVVHHLNQEKCWIDVSHLAEPGFWEVMERGDVVWASHCNARALADHPRNLSDEQIKALFQKDGVIGVNFVPDFLRTDQRATINDVLRHIDHMLNLGGEDHVMIGSDFDGIDEKTIGLETYDGMRALKDQFQKHWGKDLVEKLMHRNAHRFMETYLP; the protein is encoded by the coding sequence ATGTGGTATGACTTTCATTGTGATGTACTTTACAAGCTTTGGATGAACAAGTCACTCTCTTATCAAAGCAGTGACGAATTGGATATTAATTTAAATCGTTTAAAGCGTTCAGAAGCGCGTTTGCAAACGTTTGCTCTGTTTGTCGTGGAGGAAGATGTCCCTTCTCCGCAACAATTTGACGTCGTGCTCGAAATGATTGAGCAATACAGACGTCAAGTGCTAGCCTGTCCCGAAATGAAGCCGATTGTTTCGAAAAATGATCTAGCGCAACTACAAACAGGAGACATCGGTGCTTTTCTCACGCTAGAAGGCTGTGATGCGATCGGCCAAAGCCTAACCCGCCTCCAAACCTTAATTCAATTAGGGGTCCGTTCGGTTGGATTAACGTGGAATTTCGCAAATGCGGTCGCCGATGGTGTAGGTGAGCCTCGCGCTGCAGGCCTCACCCTATTCGGTCGCGAAGTGGTACATCATTTGAATCAGGAAAAATGCTGGATTGACGTGAGCCATCTCGCGGAGCCAGGTTTCTGGGAAGTGATGGAGCGTGGAGACGTCGTTTGGGCATCTCATTGCAATGCCCGCGCGCTTGCTGATCATCCACGCAATTTATCTGATGAACAAATAAAGGCACTGTTTCAAAAAGACGGTGTCATTGGTGTCAATTTTGTACCCGATTTCTTGCGGACTGATCAGCGTGCAACAATCAATGATGTCTTAAGGCATATCGATCATATGCTTAACCTCGGCGGCGAAGACCATGTCATGATCGGATCTGATTTTGACGGAATTGATGAGAAAACGATTGGTTTAGAGACGTATGACGGTATGCGGGCGTTAAAAGATCAATTCCAAAAGCATTGGGGAAAAGATTTAGTAGAGAAGCTCATGCACAGAAACGCTCACAGATTTATGGAAACCTACCTTCCATAA
- the spoVS gene encoding stage V sporulation protein SpoVS: protein MEILKVSAKSNPNSVAGALAGVLRERGAAEIQAIGAGALNQAVKAVAIARGFVAPSGVDLICIPAFTDIMIDGEERTAIKLIVEPR, encoded by the coding sequence ATGGAAATATTAAAAGTTTCAGCAAAATCCAACCCGAATTCCGTTGCAGGCGCACTTGCAGGTGTATTACGAGAAAGAGGAGCGGCAGAGATTCAGGCCATCGGTGCCGGTGCCTTAAACCAAGCAGTGAAAGCGGTCGCAATCGCCCGAGGATTTGTTGCTCCTAGTGGTGTTGATTTAATTTGTATTCCAGCCTTCACAGACATAATGATCGATGGAGAAGAACGAACCGCCATTAAATTAATCGTTGAACCGCGTTAA